The genomic DNA AGCGGCATAGCGATCAAGCTCGGGGGAGCCTGAAGGGGGAGCAAACGGCGCGATGATGGGTCCGGACAAAACGGTCATGGTGCTGTTCGCGCACCCGGTGCCGGAGAGTTTTTCGGGTTCACTGAACCAAGCTGTGCTCAGCTCGCTGTCAAAAACCGCTTGGTCTGTCGACGACTGCGACCTGTACGCAGAGGGCTTCGAGCCTTTGTTATCGACGGATGAGCGTCGTGGTTATCACGATCTGCAAACCAATACGCGGCCCGTCCAACGCTATGTCGACCGGCTCCGCGCCGCCAGCGCGCTGGTGTTCGTCTATCCGGTCTGGAACTTCGGCTATCCCGCTATCCTCAAAGGGTTTTTCGACCGAGTGTTTCTGCCCGGCGTGTCCTTCAAGATGGTCGATGGCAAGGTTGCCCCAAACCTCACGCACATCGAAAAGTTCGCCGTTGTGACGACTTATGGCGGTACGCGCGTCCGCGCTTTTCTTGCTGGCGACCCACCACGCAAACTGATGACGCGCGCTGTGCGCTACGCCACGGGCGGCGCGCCTATGGAATACTTCGCACTTTACGACATGAACCGTGCCTCGCATGACAGGCGGGCATCGTTCTTGCAAAAAATCAGCAAAGAGATGGAGAGGTTCTGACCCACGATGAAGGCTTTGATCGTCTACTGCCACCCAAGCGCCAGCAGCTTCAACCACGCGGTCTTGGAAACAGTACTCTCAGAACTCAGAGAGCAAAGTATCGAACACCGCGTCATCGACCTTTACGCCGAAAAGTTCGACCCTCGCCTGACCTTGGAGGATTGGACCGAGTACGAAGATACCGCCGTCAACACCGACCGCATTGCTCAGCATGTGGAGAGCCTGCGCTGGTGCGACAGCCTCATTTTCATTTACCCCACTTGGTGGTTTGGGCAGCCTGCCATTCTCAAGGGTTGGCTTGATCGCGTGCTTGTTCCCGGTGTGGCTTTCAATATGCCAACGGACCAGAACCCGCGCATCACCCACACACTACAACACATCACCCGCTTGGGCGTGTTCACAACCTGTGGTGCTTCGTTCTGGTTTACCAAGTTCGTTGGCGCCCCCGGCAAGCGCATCCTGCTACGTGGCCTGCGGTCCTGTTTGAACCCACGCGCAAAGACATCGTTTGCAGCCCACTATCTGATGGACAGCTCCACGCAGGAAACGCGTTCGCGACATTTGGAGCTTGTCGCAAACAGAACCCGCAGTCTGATTGGTACCAAAAGCCGCTTGCGCAGCCTCGTTGGCACACCCGGTCGCATTGGACAAACAGCATGACAATCATCCCGGTTCTCGACTACAGCCAGTTCACCAGCGGCGACCGCAGCGCGTTCGTGAACGCTTGGGGTGAAGCCGCACGGGGCCCCGGCTTCGTTGTCATCAAGAACCATGGCGTCCCGAGCGATCTGATCGAGGCCATGTTTACCCGAGCGGATGCGTTCTTTGGGCAGCCTGTAAAAGAGAAAAACAAGGTCTCAATCGACAAGTCGCCGCACAATCGTGGCTACGCCGGCACCGGGTCGGAAAGCTTGGATGAGAAGAGCGGGGTCATGGACCAGAAGGAAGCCTACAATATGGGCTTAGACCTCGCGCCCAGCGATCCACGTGTGCTTGCTGGCGAACCGTATCGCGGTGTGAACATGTGGCCCAACGTTCCAGGCTTCGCGGACACCTTTAAGGCCTACTTCAATGCGGTGACCGAGTTGGGTCAGAACCTCCACCGGGCAATCGCACTCGACCTGGGCTTAGCGGAAGACTTCTTTGCCGGCCATTTCGATGCGTCCATGTCAACGTTACGTGTTCTTCGCTATCCGCCAGCAAACAACCCATCACCTGGCGAAATCGGCGCCGGCGCACATACCGACTACGGTTCGATCACACTCCTGATGACCGACGGCGTACCCGGATTGCAGGTCAAGCCTCGCGACAATGACGACTGGATCGATGTTCCCCACGTCGATGGCGCATTCGTCGTCAATATCGGCGACCTGCTGATGCGTTGGACCAATGATGTCTATGTATCCAACCCACACCGGGTCCAACGGCCCCTGAAGGAGCGCCGGTCGATCGCCTACTTTATGGATCCGAACCCCGACAGCCTTGTCGAAAAGCTCCCTACGATCGACGGCGAAGCGCACTATTCACCAATCCTAGCGCATGAGTATCTGACGTACCGATTGACTGCCACCTACAGTCAGAAACAATCGGGAAGCGCGGCATGACACGTCGCTATCGGTGGGCCGACTACAAGACGACCGAATTTGAGGATCTTGATCCTCAATCGGTCATCGCGGTCTTGCCGACGGCGGCCATCGAACAGCACGGGCCACACCTGCCGGTCGGCGTTGACACCTTTCTCAACGAGGGCATGCTTCGAACCACCGAAACACTGCTGCCAGAATTGGCGCCGGACCTCGACGTGCGCATCCTGCCAGTTCAGGCCATCGGCAAATCCAACGAGCATCTGCATGCAGCGGGTACACTGACCATTCCTGCCGATCTCGCTCTCAGAAGCTGGACCGAGATAGGCTTGTCCGTTGCACGGGCGGGCATTCGCAAGCTGGTCATCATCAATTCCCATGGCGGCAATCTGGACATTATTTCGATCCTCGCCCGCGAGCTGCGCGTTCAAGCACGCATGCTGGCAGTGAAGTACCAGTGGGGCGGGCTCGGCATTCCTGATGGCCTGTACTCCGAGCGGGAGATACGTTTCGGCATTCATGGCGGTGATGTAGAGACCTCCATGATGCTTCATTTCCACCCTGACCTCGTGGATATGGCGCACGCGAAAAACTTTCGCTCGACAGCCGAAGACCTTGTTGATGGCGCCAACGACGCCATCCGTATCTCACCCACGGGTATGCCCGCCTATGGCTGGATCGCTTCCGATCTTAATCCCCATGGAACGGTGGGAGATGCGTCCGTTGCGACGGCTGAGAAAGGCGCCACAACAGCCGACTACTACGCCCGGCGCTTTATCGAACTCCTTCAAGACGTCGCCGCAACCGACATCGCCAAGTTCGATTAGCGCTCTAAATATCACGAGCGCATGCCGATGCGTCGCCAGTTCGAACGTCCTGCTCAGACAATTGTCTCGTTTCGTCTTGTCGCTTGCGGTGATCTGAATGCTTGCGCACTGACTTTGAAGGAAGCGGGATGACTACCGACGACGGGGATATCGATCATCTGGAGGTCAATCAGGAGGTGACGAACGCGAAGCGCATGCCGCTGGTGCCGTTTCTCCTCAAACATCTAGCGACCGGCTTTGTGTGTGGTGCAGCCTTCGTTGCTGCGATCTTGGTTTTCAACGTCGGCAACCTGGGAACGCTGATCATGGGGGCAGACGTGGCCGTCTTGGCGATCTTCTTGTTGGCTCTGTTCGTGGGATCGACATTTGCGTCCGTGCAGGCTGGTATCGCAATCATGTTCAAAACTGACGAGTTGGAAAGCATTTCACAGCGCGCACCAAAGCGGTGGTCCAAACGCTCGTGAGCCCGTTTCACCAACGCACAACCTGAATGTCGTAAGGACATCAATCGCTGGTGGAGGTGTTGCCACCGTTCGCCCGAATCGCGGCCTTCCGTTCGGGGCTCAGCCCGTCTTGGCCCAACCTCAGCGTTCAGAATCGTCCGGTCTTTCGTAACGAATCAAATCTCCTGGCTGGCAGTCAAGGTAGTCGCAGATCTTCTCCAGTGTCTCGAAGCGGACCCCCTTCACCTTGCCGGACTTGAGGAGAGAAACTTGCTGCTCCGTGAGTTCAATCGCTTCAGCAAGCGCCTTTGAGCGGACCTTTCGCCGCGCAAGCATCACGTCCAGTTCCATCACAATTGGCATCACAGAATTCCCGCGTGCTCTTCGGCAACGCGAGCCGCTTCGGCCAGAACCGCACCCAGTCCCCAAAACGCAAAACCGGCCGCCAGCGCCCCAAGGCTAGCAGCGGAAAAACTGATTGAAAGGACACGTTCCCCAGGCGCATTGCTCGCCGTTAGAACAAGCACGGCCAGGGTATTTCCGATCACAGCAAGCACACCGAATGCGGCAAACCCCAACCCCGACTGCGACACCAGTCGTGCATTGTGCGCATCAAGAACAATACCCTTTGCCATACGGCTGAAGAGCCGGTTCAGCATCCACATTGTCCAAGCGAAAACGAGTGCTGGCAGGCTGAGAAGAGCAAGCGGAACGATGGCGCTTCGCCAGGTGTAAACCGCTTGACCAGGCGCGGGAGCGCTGTCGCCGAGGGCTGCGCTTAACGCGCCGAACCGGACATCCGGGATCAGCCACATCATCGCAATTCCGAGCAGAAGCAGCGCGGCAGCTACGAGGGGCACACCCGCGATCCATCGCGCACGCCGAACGGGGATTGTGGGACGTTTCGGTTGGCGAGAGCTAAGGGGCACGGGACTTCTCCAAATTCTCTTTGCATTTATAAATTAATATATTAGTTTAATTTTATCGTGTCTAGTTTTAGGTATCTTCCATGTCAATTCACCCCACCACACCATCAACGTATCACGCACCCTTGCCCAGGTTCTTGGCCAAACCTCGCCCGAAACGACCCACGTTTTGGACTAACAAGCGCCATGGTGCGCTGTTGGTTTCGTGGATGTGTTTCGCGCTAGCGGGGTGCGGTCATGTGCCCCTACGCTCCGTTCCGGCCCTGTCCACAATCGACTTTGAAACAACGGCATTCCAGCAATTGAACGCACGCGTGGAACTGCCCCAGCAACTAGTACCGCGCGCTGAGGGAACCCGCTTCAATGTGACCCTGACTCTTGAAGAAGAAGTGGTAGAAAGCCGATCCTTCGTACTCGTCCGAAACGACAGTGATCGAGCGTCAGCAATGGCGCAGCCCACGGTTGCGCCGGGCCGCCAAAGCTACACCTTTAGCTTGGCACCCGCCGATCAGCTGTCACTCGAGGACATCCGGCGTAAGATGCTAGAGGCGAAGGCAGCCGAACGGACCGGTAGCCTTGCACTGGCGGTTGCCGTCACAGATGTCTGTGCAAAAGGTGACCTGCCCGATGGCCCATTGTTGGTAGACGTCTACCTGAAGACCAGTGAGACAGAGCGATTTGTCCGCACGCTTGACGGTTACGACTTACGAGAACTGCAGTCCGGCGAACTTGCCGACCTGCCGATCTGCAGCAACTGAGCAAAAAGAGACTCGGCCCCGCACAACGCGCAGGGCCGAGGGTTAAACGCTCCTTGCTTAGCGCTAGTCGCGCGCCACGACGGTCTTGCGATAGAGGTGCCAAGTGGCGTGGCCAATGATCGGCAGGGTGATGATCAGCGGGAAGAGGAACAAGAGCACCGACAGGCCGGTGACAACCGCCACGATCAGGCCCCATAGTAGCATCGG from Pseudomonadota bacterium includes the following:
- a CDS encoding NAD(P)H-dependent oxidoreductase, coding for MMGPDKTVMVLFAHPVPESFSGSLNQAVLSSLSKTAWSVDDCDLYAEGFEPLLSTDERRGYHDLQTNTRPVQRYVDRLRAASALVFVYPVWNFGYPAILKGFFDRVFLPGVSFKMVDGKVAPNLTHIEKFAVVTTYGGTRVRAFLAGDPPRKLMTRAVRYATGGAPMEYFALYDMNRASHDRRASFLQKISKEMERF
- a CDS encoding NAD(P)H-dependent oxidoreductase, whose translation is MKALIVYCHPSASSFNHAVLETVLSELREQSIEHRVIDLYAEKFDPRLTLEDWTEYEDTAVNTDRIAQHVESLRWCDSLIFIYPTWWFGQPAILKGWLDRVLVPGVAFNMPTDQNPRITHTLQHITRLGVFTTCGASFWFTKFVGAPGKRILLRGLRSCLNPRAKTSFAAHYLMDSSTQETRSRHLELVANRTRSLIGTKSRLRSLVGTPGRIGQTA
- a CDS encoding 2-oxoglutarate and iron-dependent oxygenase domain-containing protein — translated: MTIIPVLDYSQFTSGDRSAFVNAWGEAARGPGFVVIKNHGVPSDLIEAMFTRADAFFGQPVKEKNKVSIDKSPHNRGYAGTGSESLDEKSGVMDQKEAYNMGLDLAPSDPRVLAGEPYRGVNMWPNVPGFADTFKAYFNAVTELGQNLHRAIALDLGLAEDFFAGHFDASMSTLRVLRYPPANNPSPGEIGAGAHTDYGSITLLMTDGVPGLQVKPRDNDDWIDVPHVDGAFVVNIGDLLMRWTNDVYVSNPHRVQRPLKERRSIAYFMDPNPDSLVEKLPTIDGEAHYSPILAHEYLTYRLTATYSQKQSGSAA
- a CDS encoding creatininase family protein, which encodes MTRRYRWADYKTTEFEDLDPQSVIAVLPTAAIEQHGPHLPVGVDTFLNEGMLRTTETLLPELAPDLDVRILPVQAIGKSNEHLHAAGTLTIPADLALRSWTEIGLSVARAGIRKLVIINSHGGNLDIISILARELRVQARMLAVKYQWGGLGIPDGLYSEREIRFGIHGGDVETSMMLHFHPDLVDMAHAKNFRSTAEDLVDGANDAIRISPTGMPAYGWIASDLNPHGTVGDASVATAEKGATTADYYARRFIELLQDVAATDIAKFD
- a CDS encoding helix-turn-helix transcriptional regulator; translation: MPIVMELDVMLARRKVRSKALAEAIELTEQQVSLLKSGKVKGVRFETLEKICDYLDCQPGDLIRYERPDDSER